The following are encoded together in the Streptomyces sp. NBC_01465 genome:
- a CDS encoding winged helix-turn-helix domain-containing protein, giving the protein MSKDKPVRTIDARSLRALAHPLRVRMLDSLRLDGPATSSRLAAEFGENTGTVSWHLRNLAEHGFIEEDVDRGTKRERWWKAVSSTHVLHSSDMRKDPESRGALEVYLQEMLRELHAKVDAYITEDWSEEWERAGQLGNWDDLRLTPVQLRSLNDELMAAIERYYPPEGTEPEPGSLPVSVQIQAFPRREGRN; this is encoded by the coding sequence ATGTCCAAAGACAAGCCCGTACGGACCATCGACGCGCGCAGCCTGCGCGCCCTCGCACACCCCCTTCGGGTGCGGATGCTGGACTCGTTGCGACTGGACGGGCCCGCCACCTCGTCCAGGCTGGCCGCGGAGTTCGGCGAGAACACCGGAACCGTGAGCTGGCACCTGCGGAATCTCGCCGAGCACGGGTTCATCGAGGAGGACGTGGACCGCGGTACGAAGCGGGAGCGGTGGTGGAAGGCCGTCAGCAGCACGCACGTGCTGCACAGCTCCGACATGCGCAAGGACCCGGAGTCGCGCGGGGCCCTCGAGGTGTATCTGCAGGAGATGCTGCGGGAGTTGCACGCGAAGGTGGACGCCTACATCACGGAGGACTGGTCCGAGGAGTGGGAGCGGGCCGGTCAGCTCGGGAACTGGGACGACCTGCGGCTGACTCCGGTCCAACTGCGGTCACTGAACGACGAGTTGATGGCCGCCATCGAGAGGTACTACCCGCCGGAGGGGACCGAGCCCGAGCCCGGGAGCCTGCCGGTGAGCGTGCAGATCCAGGCGTTCCCGCGCCGAGAGGGCCGGAACTGA
- a CDS encoding aminoglycoside N(3)-acetyltransferase, which yields MSTTGLTAADLVEGWGKAGVEEGMTLIVHASLSSLGPVAGGAATVVESLRTAVGPAGTLVMPAFTWQVTDPAPDHKGVPDAATAGLRAAVPAFHPDLPSTEMGAISETLRTLPDSVRSSHPQASVAAVGARAAEITAAQPLGFAIGPASPFGRIHELGGHILLIGVGHNRNTFLHYAETLTPRPRLKLRRFPLVVDGERVWAETVDVGNDNGRHFPTVGREFEEFAGLAETTVGGAPCRLVPLEPFVPFAVRRLTELLAQDEDQASAGPDAT from the coding sequence ATGAGCACCACAGGGCTGACCGCTGCCGACCTCGTCGAGGGCTGGGGCAAGGCGGGTGTGGAGGAGGGCATGACGCTGATCGTGCACGCCTCGCTCTCCAGTCTCGGCCCCGTGGCGGGCGGCGCCGCGACCGTGGTCGAGAGCCTGCGCACGGCGGTCGGTCCGGCGGGGACGCTGGTGATGCCCGCCTTCACCTGGCAGGTGACCGACCCGGCCCCCGACCACAAGGGCGTCCCCGACGCCGCGACGGCCGGACTCCGCGCCGCGGTCCCCGCCTTCCACCCCGATCTGCCCTCCACGGAGATGGGCGCGATATCGGAGACCCTCCGGACCCTCCCGGACAGTGTGCGCAGCTCCCATCCGCAGGCTTCGGTCGCCGCCGTGGGCGCCCGCGCCGCCGAGATCACCGCCGCGCAGCCTCTCGGTTTCGCGATCGGCCCCGCCTCGCCCTTCGGCCGGATCCACGAGCTCGGCGGTCACATCCTGCTGATCGGCGTGGGCCACAACCGCAACACCTTCCTGCACTACGCGGAGACGCTCACCCCGCGCCCCCGCCTCAAGCTCCGCCGCTTCCCGCTGGTGGTCGACGGCGAGCGCGTCTGGGCCGAGACGGTGGACGTGGGCAACGACAACGGCAGGCACTTCCCCACGGTGGGGCGGGAGTTCGAGGAGTTCGCGGGCCTGGCGGAGACGACCGTGGGCGGCGCCCCCTGCCGTCTCGTCCCGCTGGAGCCGTTCGTCCCGTTCGCGGTGCGCCGCCTGACCGAACTGCTCGCCCAGGACGAGGATCAGGCCTCGGCCGGACCCGACGCCACCTGA
- a CDS encoding DUF4097 family beta strand repeat-containing protein — MSEMPGRRLRGLWITVAVLSALFIVVPAGAEVWAQAARQNRSSTSTETTEQHPVRAVEVHGGSSEVSVSAGTDTEVKIHQELSWSVRRPVVNRSWDGDTLKVSTACDGMLALTGLGCSVKLELAVPAGISVKVVNQSGPVRVSGLTGAIDLKTGSGSVQLYGVRGPVKVRVGSGSVDGVALGSQQVEARAGSGEVELGFAAPPRELTGSVGSGEFRATVPPGSRYRVEGSTRSGSREIDSALADPAADRLIDASSGAGTVRIGYPGW, encoded by the coding sequence ATGAGCGAGATGCCCGGCCGGCGCCTCCGCGGCCTGTGGATCACCGTCGCCGTGCTCAGCGCGCTGTTCATCGTGGTACCGGCGGGGGCCGAGGTCTGGGCCCAAGCCGCCCGCCAGAACCGCTCGTCCACCTCCACCGAGACGACCGAGCAGCATCCGGTGCGGGCGGTCGAGGTGCACGGCGGGAGCTCCGAGGTGTCGGTGAGCGCGGGGACGGACACCGAGGTGAAGATCCACCAGGAGCTGAGCTGGTCGGTGCGGCGGCCGGTCGTGAACAGGAGCTGGGACGGCGACACCCTGAAGGTTTCCACCGCCTGCGACGGCATGCTCGCCCTGACCGGTCTGGGCTGCTCGGTGAAGCTCGAACTGGCCGTGCCCGCGGGCATCTCCGTGAAGGTGGTGAACCAGTCGGGCCCCGTGCGCGTCAGCGGGCTCACCGGCGCGATCGACCTGAAGACCGGCTCGGGGTCCGTGCAGTTGTACGGGGTGCGGGGGCCGGTGAAGGTCCGGGTGGGGTCAGGTTCGGTGGACGGTGTGGCGCTCGGTTCGCAGCAGGTGGAGGCGCGTGCCGGATCGGGGGAGGTGGAGCTCGGTTTCGCCGCCCCGCCCCGCGAGTTGACGGGCTCGGTCGGCTCGGGCGAGTTCCGTGCGACCGTCCCGCCGGGCAGCCGCTATCGGGTCGAGGGCTCGACCCGCTCGGGCAGCAGGGAGATCGACAGCGCCCTCGCCGACCCGGCCGCGGACCGGCTCATCGACGCGTCGTCCGGTGCGGGGACCGTAAGGATCGGATATCCGGGGTGGTGA
- a CDS encoding metal ABC transporter substrate-binding protein, translated as MNVRRRLIPATATAGAVALGLVVLSACSGSPAASAKADGKLDVVASFYPMQFLAEEIGGSHVSVTNLTKPGVEPHDLELSPRQTASLSEADAIVYLKGLQPAVDDAIAQSGVKNTADAASLTSLEDHGTEVDGHDHSTSDNHSHSESDAGADPHIWLDPVKYAEVAKGVNKTLAAADPEHKAEYQKNTDELVKELGALNTKFEDGLKNRTSDTFITTHAAFGYLAERYGLTEEAISGIDPETEPSAARIKDLHHLAEEHHVSTVFFETIASPDTAKTLAGDLGVTTDVLDPLEGITKKSKGDNYFEVMESNLAALQKALGAK; from the coding sequence ATGAACGTACGCCGCCGCCTCATACCCGCGACCGCCACCGCCGGAGCCGTAGCCCTGGGCCTCGTGGTCCTCTCCGCCTGCTCCGGGTCCCCTGCCGCCTCGGCGAAGGCGGACGGCAAGCTGGACGTGGTGGCGTCCTTCTACCCCATGCAGTTCCTGGCCGAGGAGATCGGCGGCAGCCACGTCTCCGTCACCAACCTCACCAAGCCGGGCGTCGAGCCGCACGACCTCGAGCTCAGCCCCCGCCAGACCGCCTCCCTCTCCGAGGCGGACGCGATCGTCTACCTCAAGGGCCTGCAGCCCGCCGTCGACGACGCCATCGCGCAGTCCGGCGTGAAGAACACCGCGGACGCGGCCTCGCTGACCTCGCTGGAGGACCACGGCACCGAGGTCGACGGCCACGACCACTCCACCAGCGACAACCACTCGCACTCCGAGAGCGACGCCGGCGCCGACCCGCACATCTGGCTCGACCCCGTGAAGTACGCCGAGGTCGCCAAGGGCGTGAACAAGACGCTCGCCGCCGCCGACCCCGAGCACAAGGCCGAGTACCAGAAGAACACCGACGAGCTCGTCAAGGAGCTCGGCGCCCTCAACACCAAGTTCGAGGACGGCCTCAAGAACCGCACCTCCGACACCTTCATCACCACTCACGCCGCCTTCGGCTACCTCGCCGAGCGCTACGGCCTCACCGAGGAGGCCATCAGCGGCATCGACCCGGAGACCGAGCCGAGCGCGGCCCGCATCAAGGACCTGCACCACCTCGCCGAGGAGCACCACGTCTCCACGGTCTTCTTCGAGACCATCGCCAGCCCGGACACCGCGAAGACCCTCGCGGGCGACCTCGGCGTCACGACCGACGTCCTGGACCCGCTGGAGGGGATCACCAAGAAGTCCAAGGGCGACAACTACTTCGAGGTCATGGAGTCGAACCTGGCGGCCCTGCAGAAGGCCCTGGGAGCGAAGTGA
- a CDS encoding response regulator transcription factor, with protein MRAVIAEDSVLLRIGLVKVLEMAGFDVAAEMGDAEGLLAAVEEHRPQLALVDVRMPPGFTDEGVRAALVIRRQWPDTAVLLLSQYVEERYAADLLTSQAGGFGYLLKQRVADVEEFIDAVRRVAGGGTALDPQVVAQLLLRRGGPDPLERLTPREREVLALMAEGRSNAGVAKELVVGESAVAKHINSIFAKLDLGQADADHRRVLAVLRFLDGAA; from the coding sequence GTGCGGGCTGTGATCGCCGAGGACTCGGTCCTGCTGAGGATCGGACTCGTCAAGGTGCTGGAGATGGCCGGGTTCGACGTCGCCGCCGAAATGGGCGATGCGGAGGGGCTGCTCGCGGCAGTGGAGGAGCACCGGCCGCAGCTGGCGCTGGTGGACGTACGGATGCCGCCCGGCTTCACGGACGAGGGCGTACGGGCCGCGCTGGTGATCCGGCGGCAGTGGCCGGACACCGCGGTGCTGCTGCTCTCCCAGTACGTCGAGGAGCGGTACGCCGCCGATCTGCTCACCTCCCAGGCGGGCGGCTTCGGCTATCTGCTCAAGCAACGGGTCGCGGACGTCGAGGAGTTCATCGACGCGGTACGGCGCGTGGCGGGCGGCGGCACCGCGCTCGACCCGCAGGTCGTCGCGCAACTGCTGTTGCGGCGCGGCGGCCCCGACCCGCTGGAACGGCTCACCCCGCGCGAGCGCGAGGTGCTCGCGCTCATGGCGGAGGGGCGGTCCAACGCCGGGGTCGCCAAGGAGCTGGTGGTCGGCGAGAGTGCCGTCGCCAAACACATCAACAGCATCTTCGCGAAGCTGGATCTGGGGCAGGCGGACGCCGACCACCGCCGGGTCCTCGCCGTACTGCGCTTCCTCGACGGCGCCGCATGA
- a CDS encoding GNAT family N-acetyltransferase encodes MRVRGEGVRISAVRPEDRALWQPLFEQYCAFYDVDADQAHVDRVWAWIQDPEIAAYCVVARDEDDRPIGLAHYRPWNWTTRGATGCFLDDLFVDPAHRGEGVADALIREVRRIAAEQGWAAVRWLTGNDNFRAQAVYERHAQRIGLQVYQVASGPAEA; translated from the coding sequence GTGCGCGTGCGGGGCGAAGGCGTCCGGATCAGTGCCGTACGGCCCGAGGACCGGGCCCTGTGGCAGCCGCTCTTCGAGCAGTACTGCGCGTTCTACGACGTCGACGCCGACCAGGCGCACGTCGACCGGGTGTGGGCGTGGATCCAGGACCCCGAGATCGCGGCGTACTGCGTCGTGGCGCGCGACGAGGACGACCGGCCCATCGGTCTTGCGCACTACCGGCCCTGGAACTGGACCACGCGCGGCGCGACCGGCTGCTTCCTCGACGATCTCTTCGTCGATCCGGCGCACCGCGGAGAAGGTGTCGCCGACGCCCTCATCCGCGAGGTGCGCAGGATCGCCGCCGAACAGGGGTGGGCCGCCGTGCGGTGGCTCACGGGGAACGACAACTTCCGGGCGCAGGCCGTGTACGAGCGCCATGCGCAACGGATCGGGCTGCAGGTGTATCAGGTGGCGTCGGGTCCGGCCGAGGCCTGA
- a CDS encoding metal ABC transporter ATP-binding protein, which produces MKEHEPVISLRAATATLGSRPVLRGIDLTVRRGEVVALLGANGSGKSTAVRAVIGQVPLTGGEIELFGTPRARFRSWSRIGYVPQRTTAAGGVPATIREIVASGRLSRTKLGILTKADRAAISRAIETVGLADRANDSVNALSGGQHQRVLIARALASEPELLIMDEPMAGVDLASQEILARTLHAQVEAGATVLLVLHELGPLEPLIDRAVVLRDGCVTHDGPPPESLGQHALPGHDHVHPHTSSTEPIRTGLLT; this is translated from the coding sequence GTGAAGGAACACGAACCCGTCATATCCCTGCGCGCGGCCACGGCCACGCTCGGCTCGCGCCCCGTGCTGCGCGGCATCGATCTCACTGTCCGCCGCGGCGAGGTCGTCGCCCTGCTCGGCGCCAACGGCTCGGGCAAGTCGACGGCCGTCCGCGCCGTGATCGGCCAAGTCCCGCTCACCGGCGGGGAGATCGAGCTCTTCGGCACGCCGAGGGCGCGGTTCCGGTCCTGGTCGCGCATCGGTTACGTACCGCAGCGCACGACGGCTGCGGGCGGTGTGCCCGCGACGATCCGCGAGATCGTGGCGTCGGGCCGGCTCTCGCGTACGAAGCTCGGCATCCTCACCAAGGCGGACCGGGCCGCGATCTCCCGCGCCATCGAGACCGTCGGCCTCGCCGACCGGGCGAACGACTCCGTCAACGCTCTCTCCGGCGGCCAGCACCAGCGCGTGCTGATCGCCCGCGCGCTGGCCTCCGAGCCCGAGCTGCTGATCATGGACGAGCCGATGGCGGGCGTCGACCTGGCCAGCCAGGAGATCCTCGCCCGGACCCTGCACGCGCAGGTCGAAGCGGGCGCGACCGTCCTTCTCGTACTCCATGAACTCGGCCCCCTGGAGCCGCTGATCGACCGCGCGGTGGTCCTGCGCGACGGCTGCGTCACCCACGACGGCCCGCCCCCGGAGTCGCTCGGCCAGCACGCGCTGCCCGGCCACGATCACGTACACCCGCACACCTCTTCCACCGAGCCGATCCGCACGGGGCTGCTGACATGA
- a CDS encoding Fur family transcriptional regulator — protein sequence MSAGAPVRGRSTRQRAAVAAALDEVDEFRSAQELHDMLKHKGDSVGLTTVYRTLQSLADAGDVDVLRTSDGESVYRRCSTGDHHHHLVCRVCGKAVEVEGPAVEKWAEAIAAQHGYVNVAHTVEIFGTCADCAGAVPTS from the coding sequence GTGAGCGCGGGAGCACCAGTACGAGGCCGGTCGACCCGGCAGCGAGCCGCGGTGGCGGCGGCACTCGACGAGGTGGACGAGTTCCGCAGCGCGCAGGAGCTGCACGACATGCTGAAGCACAAGGGCGACTCGGTGGGCCTGACGACGGTCTACCGCACGCTCCAGTCGCTGGCGGACGCGGGCGACGTGGACGTGCTGCGCACCAGCGACGGCGAATCGGTCTACCGCCGCTGCTCGACGGGCGACCACCACCACCACCTGGTCTGCCGCGTCTGCGGCAAGGCGGTGGAGGTGGAGGGCCCGGCGGTGGAGAAGTGGGCGGAGGCGATCGCCGCCCAGCACGGCTATGTGAACGTGGCCCACACAGTGGAGATCTTCGGCACGTGCGCGGACTGCGCGGGCGCCGTGCCGACCTCCTAG
- a CDS encoding MFS transporter, producing the protein MTTTQDVSERTSVRRSLLLRNRDFRSLWTGTTTGKYGASVTSVALPLVAVTLLHASTLQVGLLTAATWLPWLLIGLPVGAWVDRLPRRPVMLAADAAAFLLFASIPAAAWLGLLSMTYLLATAFLVGTATVFFETAYTALLPQLVDTEDQAEGNSKLHGSESAAQLAGYGSGGFLVQAMGAANGLLVNAATFAVSFACVLRIRHREPAKPAVVRQRGALTREIGEGLRLTFGDGYLRALAISGATSNLALMAYQSILVVFLVREVHLTSGTIGALMTGSGIGGILGSFAARRLANRIGTARALLFFEMAVPSLALLIPLTTAGFGLIFFAIGYSAVSFGVIAGNILNSTFRQQYCPSEILGRTATSSRFLAYGTIPLGALLGGALGETLGTRPALWIGTAGIPLAASLMFFSPIRGRRDMPTEPPAALTKALQSA; encoded by the coding sequence ATGACGACGACACAGGACGTCTCCGAGCGCACTTCCGTGCGCCGCAGCCTCCTCCTCCGCAACCGCGACTTCCGCAGCCTGTGGACCGGCACCACCACCGGCAAGTACGGCGCTTCGGTGACCTCGGTCGCCCTTCCCCTGGTCGCCGTCACCCTGCTCCACGCCTCGACCCTCCAGGTGGGCCTGCTCACCGCCGCCACCTGGCTGCCCTGGCTGCTCATCGGGCTGCCGGTCGGCGCCTGGGTGGACCGGCTGCCGCGGCGGCCGGTCATGCTCGCCGCCGACGCCGCCGCCTTCCTGCTCTTCGCATCGATACCCGCCGCCGCCTGGCTGGGGCTGCTCTCGATGACGTATCTGCTGGCCACCGCCTTCCTCGTGGGAACCGCCACGGTGTTCTTCGAGACGGCCTACACCGCCCTGCTCCCCCAACTCGTCGACACCGAGGACCAGGCCGAGGGGAACTCCAAGCTGCACGGCAGCGAGTCCGCGGCCCAGCTCGCCGGGTACGGGTCCGGAGGGTTCCTGGTGCAGGCGATGGGCGCCGCCAACGGGCTCCTCGTCAACGCCGCCACGTTCGCCGTCTCCTTCGCCTGCGTCCTGCGCATCCGGCACCGCGAGCCCGCCAAGCCCGCCGTCGTCCGCCAACGCGGCGCGCTCACCAGGGAGATCGGCGAGGGGCTGAGGCTGACCTTCGGCGACGGGTATCTGCGGGCCCTCGCGATATCGGGCGCCACTTCCAACCTGGCGCTGATGGCCTACCAGTCGATCCTCGTGGTCTTCCTGGTCCGCGAGGTCCACCTGACCTCGGGCACGATCGGCGCCCTGATGACCGGCAGCGGCATCGGCGGCATCCTCGGCTCGTTCGCGGCCCGCCGGCTCGCGAATCGGATCGGCACCGCCCGCGCCCTGCTCTTCTTCGAGATGGCCGTTCCGTCCCTGGCCCTGCTCATCCCGCTGACCACCGCCGGGTTCGGGCTGATCTTCTTCGCGATCGGCTACAGCGCGGTGTCCTTCGGAGTGATCGCAGGGAACATCCTCAACTCGACCTTCCGCCAGCAGTACTGCCCGAGCGAGATCCTCGGCCGCACCGCCACCTCCAGCCGGTTCCTCGCCTACGGAACGATCCCGCTCGGCGCCCTCCTCGGCGGTGCGCTCGGCGAGACCCTGGGCACCCGCCCCGCCCTGTGGATCGGCACCGCGGGCATCCCGCTCGCGGCCTCGCTGATGTTCTTCTCGCCGATCCGCGGCCGCCGCGACATGCCGACCGAGCCGCCGGCCGCCCTCACGAAGGCGCTCCAGTCCGCCTGA
- a CDS encoding glycine--tRNA ligase produces MAADKIDTIVSLSKRRGFVYQCSEIYGGQRAAWDYGPLGVELKENLKRQWWRYMVTAREDVVGLDSSVILAPEVWEASGHVATFSDPLTECTSCHKRFRADHLEEAYEEKHGHAPANGLADINCPHCGNKGTFTEPKNFSGLLSTHLGPTQDSGSVAYLRPETAQGIFTNFGQVQQSSRKKPPFGIAQMGKSFRNEITPGNFIFRTREFEQMEMEFFVKPGEDEQWQEYWMEQRWNWYRGLGMREENMRWYEHPAEKLSHYSKRTADIEYRFRFGGSEWGELEGVANRTDFDLSAHAKASGTDLSYFDQEKGERYTPYVIEPAAGVGRSMLAFMLDAFNEDEAPNAKGVMEKRTVMRFDHRLAPVKVAVLPLSRNAQLSPKAKGLAADLRQNWNIEFDDAGAIGRRYRRQDEIGTPFCVTVDFDTLDDNAVTVRERDTMKQERVSLDQIQGYLGSRLLGC; encoded by the coding sequence GTGGCCGCCGACAAGATCGACACCATCGTCAGCCTGAGCAAGCGCCGTGGCTTCGTCTACCAGTGCAGTGAGATCTACGGCGGCCAGAGGGCTGCCTGGGACTACGGGCCGCTGGGTGTCGAGCTGAAGGAGAACCTGAAGCGCCAGTGGTGGCGTTACATGGTCACCGCGCGCGAGGACGTGGTCGGTCTCGACTCGTCCGTGATCCTGGCCCCCGAGGTCTGGGAGGCCTCCGGCCATGTCGCGACCTTCAGCGACCCGCTGACCGAATGCACCTCCTGTCACAAGCGTTTCCGCGCTGACCACCTGGAGGAGGCGTACGAGGAGAAGCACGGCCACGCCCCCGCGAACGGCCTCGCCGACATCAACTGCCCCCACTGCGGCAACAAGGGCACCTTCACCGAGCCGAAGAACTTCTCGGGTCTGCTCTCCACCCACCTCGGCCCGACCCAGGACAGCGGCTCGGTCGCCTACCTGCGTCCCGAGACGGCGCAGGGCATCTTCACCAACTTCGGCCAGGTCCAGCAGTCCTCGCGCAAGAAGCCGCCGTTCGGCATCGCGCAGATGGGCAAGTCCTTCCGGAACGAGATCACTCCGGGCAACTTCATCTTCCGCACGCGCGAGTTCGAGCAGATGGAGATGGAGTTCTTCGTCAAGCCGGGCGAGGACGAGCAGTGGCAGGAGTACTGGATGGAGCAGCGCTGGAACTGGTACCGCGGCCTGGGCATGCGTGAAGAGAACATGCGCTGGTACGAGCACCCGGCGGAGAAGCTCTCCCACTACTCGAAGCGCACCGCGGACATCGAGTACCGCTTCCGCTTCGGCGGCAGCGAGTGGGGCGAGCTGGAGGGTGTCGCCAACCGCACCGACTTCGACCTCTCGGCGCACGCCAAGGCGTCCGGCACCGACCTCTCCTACTTCGACCAGGAGAAGGGCGAGCGCTACACGCCGTACGTCATCGAGCCGGCAGCCGGTGTCGGCCGCTCGATGCTGGCCTTCATGCTGGACGCGTTCAACGAGGACGAGGCCCCCAACGCCAAGGGCGTCATGGAGAAGCGCACCGTGATGCGCTTCGACCACCGCCTGGCGCCGGTCAAGGTCGCGGTCCTGCCGCTGTCGCGCAACGCGCAGCTGTCGCCGAAGGCCAAGGGCCTGGCCGCGGACCTGCGGCAGAACTGGAACATCGAGTTCGACGACGCGGGCGCCATCGGCCGCCGCTACCGCCGCCAGGACGAGATCGGCACGCCGTTCTGCGTGACCGTCGACTTCGACACCCTGGACGACAACGCGGTGACCGTGCGCGAGCGCGACACCATGAAGCAGGAGCGCGTCTCGCTGGACCAGATCCAGGGGTACCTGGGCAGCCGACTGCTGGGCTGCTGA
- a CDS encoding metal ABC transporter permease — protein MITEMLQAPFMQRALIAAVLVGITAPAIGIYLVQRRQALMGDGIGHIAMTGVGLGFLLNTSPVWMAMAVSAVGAVAMELVRSYGKMRGDLALAMLFYGGMAGGVLLINLSSTGSNANLSTYLFGSLSTVSNSDVTAIVVLAAFVILVTVGLRRQLFAVSQDEEFARVTGLPVRALNLLIAVTAAVTVTVAMRVVGLLLVSALMVVPVAAAQQISKSFAVTFTLAVVIGTAVTLTGTVTSYYQDVPPGATIVLCAIAVFMILTALATPLARRRARTVVAAEASCAAEIPLARESTDSVKV, from the coding sequence ATGATCACGGAAATGCTCCAGGCGCCCTTCATGCAGCGGGCGCTCATCGCCGCCGTCCTGGTCGGCATCACGGCCCCCGCCATCGGCATCTACCTCGTCCAGCGCCGCCAGGCGCTCATGGGCGACGGCATAGGCCACATCGCCATGACGGGCGTGGGCCTCGGCTTCCTGCTCAACACCAGCCCGGTCTGGATGGCGATGGCGGTCTCCGCGGTCGGCGCCGTGGCCATGGAACTGGTGCGCAGCTACGGCAAGATGCGCGGCGACCTCGCGCTCGCGATGCTCTTCTACGGGGGCATGGCGGGCGGTGTCCTGCTGATCAACCTCTCCTCGACCGGCTCCAACGCCAACCTCTCCACGTACCTCTTCGGCTCCCTCTCCACGGTCTCGAACTCCGACGTCACGGCGATCGTGGTCCTCGCGGCCTTCGTGATCCTGGTGACGGTGGGTCTGCGCCGCCAGCTCTTCGCGGTCAGCCAGGACGAGGAGTTCGCGAGGGTCACGGGCCTCCCGGTCCGCGCCCTGAACCTCCTGATCGCGGTCACGGCTGCGGTCACGGTGACGGTCGCGATGCGCGTGGTGGGCCTGCTCCTGGTGTCCGCACTGATGGTGGTCCCGGTGGCCGCGGCCCAGCAGATCTCGAAGTCCTTCGCGGTGACGTTCACGCTGGCCGTGGTGATCGGCACGGCGGTGACGCTGACCGGCACGGTCACCTCGTACTACCAGGACGTCCCGCCGGGCGCGACGATCGTGCTCTGCGCGATCGCCGTCTTCATGATCCTCACGGCACTGGCCACGCCGCTGGCACGAAGGCGGGCGAGGACCGTCGTGGCCGCGGAGGCGTCATGCGCTGCTGAGATCCCGCTCGCGCGCGAGTCGACGGACTCGGTCAAGGTCTGA
- a CDS encoding sensor histidine kinase codes for MPKRFISWAAGHAPWSAWAWRNTAFAVAALPMAALTGLALAYTFSDPSAQHIASTLAFMLLLNPLLTAVQRSRFRSLLGLDIPKVHWPHPRYAPRGVFHRLRAESTWRQFGYHLVVSPLAALGGALVVCAWATGVAFALVFSWAWALPPVDQSKGWTMAYAGITVGGVLLLFATPWLAAAIARIDANAAAALLGPNRAKVLEQRVEDLAESRAGVLDAADLERRRIERDLHDGAQQRLVSLAMNLGIARATLTDLPPEARAVIDEAHREAKEAIEELNNLVRGLHPAVLEDRGLDAALSGIAARAPLPVELGVDIAVRPSPTVEAVAYFVVSEALANVAKHARADRVSVQLKRVGDLLRVTVTDDGAGGADASRGTGLAGLAKRVGSVDGSIRINSPRGGPTVITVELPCGL; via the coding sequence ATGCCAAAGCGCTTCATCTCCTGGGCCGCCGGGCACGCACCGTGGTCGGCCTGGGCGTGGCGCAACACCGCCTTCGCCGTCGCCGCGCTGCCCATGGCGGCACTGACCGGGCTGGCCCTCGCGTACACCTTCTCCGACCCGAGCGCCCAGCACATCGCCTCCACCCTGGCCTTCATGCTGCTGCTCAACCCGCTGCTCACCGCGGTGCAGCGCAGCCGCTTCCGGTCGCTGCTCGGCCTCGACATCCCGAAGGTCCACTGGCCCCACCCGCGCTACGCCCCGCGCGGCGTCTTCCACCGGCTGCGCGCCGAGTCGACCTGGCGGCAGTTCGGCTACCACCTGGTCGTCTCGCCGCTCGCCGCGCTCGGAGGGGCGCTGGTCGTCTGTGCCTGGGCCACGGGGGTCGCCTTCGCGCTGGTCTTCTCCTGGGCGTGGGCGCTGCCGCCGGTCGACCAGTCGAAGGGGTGGACCATGGCGTACGCCGGGATCACCGTCGGCGGGGTGCTCCTCCTTTTCGCCACCCCTTGGCTGGCAGCCGCGATTGCCCGGATCGACGCGAACGCCGCCGCAGCGCTCCTGGGACCCAACCGGGCCAAGGTGTTGGAGCAGCGCGTCGAGGACCTGGCGGAGAGCCGGGCCGGCGTCCTGGACGCAGCCGACCTCGAACGGCGGCGCATCGAGCGGGACTTGCACGACGGGGCACAGCAGCGGCTGGTGTCCCTGGCCATGAACCTGGGCATCGCACGGGCCACCCTGACCGATCTGCCGCCGGAGGCGAGGGCGGTCATCGACGAGGCGCACCGCGAGGCCAAGGAAGCCATCGAGGAGCTCAACAACCTGGTGCGCGGGCTGCATCCGGCCGTCCTGGAGGACCGCGGGCTCGATGCGGCGCTCTCGGGGATCGCGGCCCGGGCGCCCCTGCCCGTGGAACTGGGCGTCGACATCGCGGTGCGGCCCTCGCCGACCGTGGAGGCCGTGGCGTACTTCGTGGTGTCGGAGGCGCTCGCCAATGTCGCCAAGCACGCCCGGGCGGACCGGGTTTCCGTACAGCTGAAGAGGGTGGGTGACCTGCTGCGGGTCACCGTCACCGACGACGGGGCGGGCGGCGCGGACGCCTCGCGCGGGACCGGACTGGCCGGGCTCGCCAAACGCGTAGGGTCGGTCGACGGATCGATCCGGATCAACAGCCCCCGCGGGGGCCCGACTGTCATCACCGTGGAGTTGCCGTGCGGGCTGTGA